One part of the Rhizophagus irregularis chromosome 25, complete sequence genome encodes these proteins:
- a CDS encoding uncharacterized protein (SECRETED:cutsite_IEA-YS; SECRETED:prob_0.8986); SECRETED:SignalP(1-26) has product MSPQSFYLLTAIFMFFYMTFAPVIEAYSVGVYLDMNAGACRIWIEDSNHERIAGDGKGDYHACDGTSGDSKEIDFPDQEYYVVAKVHLSLRKQKVRGSFNNNTCFRIHGNSDFYFDQYDSCT; this is encoded by the exons ATGAGTCCCCAAAGCTTTTACCTTCTCACCGCTATTTTCATGTTTTTCTACATGACATTTGCTCCGGTCATTGAAG CATATAGTGTCGGCGTATACTTAGATATGAATGCTGGTGCTTGTAGAATTTGGATTGAAGATTCAAATCATGAACGCATAGCTGGTGACGGAAAAGGAGATTACCATGCTTGTGATGGAACTAGTGGTGACtctaaagaaattgattttcCAGATCAAGAGTACTATGTAGTTGCGAAAGTTCATTTATCTCTTAGGAAACAGAAAGTCCGAGGTTCTTTCAATAACAATACATGTTTTCGTATACATGgaaattctgatttttattttgatcaataTGATAGCTGTACATGA